One genomic segment of Pseudonocardia sp. T1-2H includes these proteins:
- the lpdA gene encoding dihydrolipoyl dehydrogenase, with amino-acid sequence MVVGEIAEAVDLLVVGGGPAGYAAALRGAQRGRDVLVIDRDGEDGVGGVCLRAGCIPSKALIEMADVAERAAGYASAGLSVGECSVDLGAFQAHKARIVGELTGGVRSLLAAAGVRVLAGDLRFTRPDQAVVRTPAGRAAFVEFRDVVIATGSRPAVLPHLVPDGVRVLDSTGALDLPELPATVAVVGAGYIGVELGTALAKLGSSVTLVEMAERILPEIDVALTRPVARRLDELGVTVLTAARAGEHRGTILHVRRGDRDVEVKADVVIVAVGRRPNTDELGLDRLGVTPGDDGLLHVAPDRTLRPHVAAVGDVTPGPALAHKGYAEAPVAVDALCGDRVTFQPAAIPAVVFADPEIATVGLSAAAARAEGLDPVVTTIPMAGNGRALTLRAPRGTVQLVSETGTGLVLGLHVVGPHASELVAEGTVAIEMGATVEDLADTVHVHPTVGEQVQEAARAAAGRGLHSASPARRPHHHLNKE; translated from the coding sequence ATGGTCGTCGGAGAGATCGCCGAGGCCGTCGACCTGCTCGTCGTCGGCGGCGGCCCCGCGGGCTATGCGGCCGCGCTGCGCGGCGCCCAGCGCGGCCGCGACGTCCTGGTGATCGACCGGGACGGTGAGGACGGCGTCGGCGGGGTGTGCCTGCGTGCGGGCTGCATCCCGTCCAAGGCGCTGATCGAGATGGCCGACGTGGCGGAACGGGCCGCCGGCTACGCGTCGGCGGGCCTGTCCGTCGGCGAGTGTTCGGTGGACCTGGGCGCCTTCCAGGCGCACAAGGCGCGCATCGTCGGCGAGCTGACCGGGGGAGTCCGGTCGTTGCTGGCCGCAGCCGGGGTCCGGGTGCTCGCCGGTGACCTCCGGTTCACCCGCCCGGACCAGGCCGTGGTCCGCACGCCCGCCGGCCGTGCGGCGTTCGTCGAGTTCCGCGACGTCGTCATCGCCACCGGCTCGCGCCCGGCCGTGCTGCCCCACCTGGTACCCGACGGCGTACGCGTCCTGGACAGCACGGGAGCGCTCGACCTCCCCGAGCTGCCTGCCACGGTGGCGGTCGTCGGCGCCGGCTACATCGGGGTCGAGCTCGGCACGGCATTGGCAAAGCTCGGTTCGTCCGTGACCCTGGTGGAGATGGCCGAACGGATCCTGCCCGAGATCGACGTCGCGTTGACCCGTCCGGTCGCCCGGCGGCTCGACGAGCTGGGCGTCACCGTGCTCACGGCCGCCCGCGCCGGCGAGCACCGGGGCACGATCCTGCACGTGCGCCGCGGCGACCGGGACGTCGAGGTGAAGGCCGACGTCGTGATCGTCGCGGTCGGCCGCCGCCCGAACACCGACGAGCTGGGCCTCGACCGGCTCGGCGTGACGCCGGGCGACGACGGCCTCCTGCACGTCGCCCCCGATCGGACGTTGCGCCCGCATGTGGCCGCGGTCGGCGACGTCACGCCGGGGCCGGCGCTGGCGCACAAGGGCTACGCCGAGGCACCGGTCGCGGTGGACGCGTTGTGCGGGGACCGCGTGACCTTCCAGCCGGCCGCGATCCCCGCCGTGGTGTTCGCCGACCCCGAGATCGCGACGGTGGGCCTGTCCGCCGCCGCGGCCCGCGCCGAGGGACTGGACCCGGTCGTCACCACGATCCCGATGGCCGGCAACGGCCGGGCACTCACGCTGCGCGCCCCGCGCGGGACGGTGCAGCTGGTGTCGGAGACCGGTACCGGCCTCGTCCTCGGGCTGCACGTGGTCGGCCCGCACGCCTCCGAGCTGGTCGCCGAGGGCACGGTGGCCATCGAGATGGGCGCGACGGTGGAGGATCTCGCCGACACCGTGCACGTCCACCCCACCGTCGGGGAGCAGGTCCAGGAGGCGGCCCGCGCGGCCGCCGGCCGTGGCCTGCACTCCGCGAGCCCGGCACGACGCCCGCACCACCACCTCAACAAGGAGTGA
- a CDS encoding metal-dependent hydrolase family protein yields the protein MLNAESMLLVHGRIFDGTDEEVIPDGAIWVEGDEIRRVGSMDQFDDVDENVPRIDLGGRFVMPGMTEAHSHLSYFNASSLQDLDMNCTAEATTIYAVENARTMLRCGYTSANSFGSLHAVDVAVRNAINSGVAPGPRYVACGRDVLGTGGMVDWNPDHLQLGMDGLALLADNPWEVRKVIRSVRKSGADTVKVYLDGEGMIESDLPGELSYTQEEADAAVDEGHRRSLRMLCHARSADAVIQAMKAGFDVIGHANYLNDEALERMREQRHRIFVSPAIHWQVGLYENGAQFGFSHDVLDSMGYKEEMVETIASVGKMKAAGIRVLPGGDFGLAWTPHGTYARDLQNFVEMFGYTPRETLVAATRDAGALVDFGGKVGTLEAGKFADIVVVDGDPLTDITVMQDLDKITTVIKGGKIFHNTLPSGPRFDLGAKPGMSAGEKENVLASAQ from the coding sequence ATGCTCAACGCCGAGTCCATGCTCCTCGTCCACGGCCGCATCTTCGACGGCACCGACGAGGAGGTGATCCCCGACGGTGCCATCTGGGTCGAGGGCGACGAGATCCGCCGCGTCGGCTCGATGGACCAGTTCGACGACGTCGACGAGAACGTGCCCCGCATCGATCTGGGCGGCCGTTTCGTGATGCCGGGTATGACGGAGGCGCACAGCCACCTGTCCTACTTCAACGCGTCCAGCCTGCAGGACCTGGACATGAACTGCACCGCCGAGGCCACCACGATCTACGCGGTGGAGAACGCGCGGACGATGCTGCGCTGCGGCTACACGTCGGCGAACAGCTTCGGGTCCCTGCACGCCGTCGACGTGGCCGTCCGCAACGCGATCAACTCCGGGGTCGCCCCCGGCCCGCGCTACGTGGCCTGCGGCCGGGACGTCCTCGGCACCGGCGGGATGGTCGACTGGAACCCGGACCACCTGCAGCTCGGCATGGACGGGCTGGCCCTGCTGGCGGACAACCCGTGGGAGGTCCGCAAGGTCATCCGCTCGGTCCGCAAGTCCGGGGCCGACACCGTCAAGGTCTACCTCGACGGCGAGGGCATGATCGAGTCCGACCTGCCCGGGGAGCTCTCCTACACCCAGGAGGAGGCCGACGCCGCGGTCGACGAGGGGCACCGCCGCAGCCTGCGGATGCTCTGCCACGCCCGCTCGGCGGACGCGGTGATCCAGGCCATGAAGGCCGGGTTCGACGTGATCGGGCACGCCAACTACCTCAACGACGAGGCGCTCGAGCGCATGCGCGAGCAGCGGCATCGCATCTTCGTCAGCCCGGCCATCCACTGGCAGGTCGGGCTCTACGAGAACGGCGCCCAGTTCGGCTTCAGCCACGACGTGCTCGACTCCATGGGCTACAAGGAGGAGATGGTCGAGACCATCGCCAGCGTCGGCAAGATGAAGGCGGCGGGCATCCGGGTGCTGCCCGGTGGCGACTTCGGCCTGGCCTGGACCCCGCACGGCACCTACGCCCGGGACCTGCAGAACTTCGTCGAGATGTTCGGCTACACCCCGCGCGAGACGCTCGTCGCGGCCACCCGCGACGCCGGCGCCCTGGTCGACTTCGGGGGCAAGGTGGGCACGCTCGAGGCAGGCAAGTTCGCCGACATCGTGGTGGTCGACGGCGACCCGCTCACCGACATCACGGTGATGCAGGACCTCGACAAGATCACCACGGTCATCAAGGGCGGCAAGATCTTCCACAACACGCTGCCGTCCGGTCCGCGGTTCGACCTCGGGGCGAAGCCCGGGATGAGCGCCGGCGAGAAGGAGAACGTGCTGGCGTCGGCGCAGTGA
- a CDS encoding MFS transporter: protein MPPLPRTASARPDAATGPSPGVLAVVLGLLFGLAGTSTSGVTVALPQLAGELGISTAEAAWVISVYAVALAVSTPLQGRIADAVGVRGPLCTGIALLAAGAIGAALAPNIAVLLTARVVQGIGAAAIPVLATTLISACYDGHARGAALGRLAGTGAVLSALGPLVGGAVEGLGGWRWAIALPAVGLLAVPYLWRVARVPGDGARIDLLGALAVAVAATGLVLTIQSPSAGLGAALTGVALIVVGVPAVVLRVRSRPDGFLPRSVVTNPVVVRSALAAAAVPASWFALLLGIPIALAARGWTPLTIGLLMVPAAAVGLFSPRLAATLLDRLGPRRTLLVACPTTAVGLILAAVGAWYDVTALLLVAVVLNTVAFGIGQPAMTAAVGGAVPAERRGGALGVATLAFLTGAGIGAAVVGGLAAPLGIGTAVAVLVLLPILGVTLLLGRNRTEHPA, encoded by the coding sequence GTGCCGCCACTCCCCCGCACCGCCTCCGCGCGACCCGACGCCGCCACGGGACCGTCGCCCGGGGTCCTCGCCGTCGTCCTCGGGTTGCTCTTCGGCCTCGCCGGCACCAGTACCTCGGGTGTCACGGTCGCGCTGCCCCAGCTCGCGGGCGAGCTCGGCATCTCCACGGCGGAGGCCGCGTGGGTGATCAGCGTCTACGCCGTCGCGCTCGCCGTCTCCACGCCGTTGCAGGGCCGGATCGCCGACGCCGTCGGGGTCCGCGGGCCCCTGTGCACCGGGATCGCGCTGCTCGCCGCCGGCGCGATCGGCGCCGCACTCGCTCCGAACATCGCGGTCCTCCTCACCGCCCGCGTCGTGCAGGGCATCGGGGCGGCCGCGATCCCGGTCCTCGCGACGACCCTGATCAGCGCCTGCTACGACGGCCACGCCCGCGGTGCGGCACTCGGCCGGCTCGCCGGCACCGGCGCCGTCCTCTCCGCGCTCGGCCCGCTCGTCGGCGGCGCGGTCGAGGGCCTCGGCGGCTGGCGATGGGCGATCGCGCTGCCGGCCGTGGGGCTGCTCGCCGTGCCCTACCTCTGGCGGGTCGCGCGGGTGCCGGGTGACGGGGCGCGGATCGACCTGCTCGGCGCGCTCGCCGTCGCCGTCGCGGCGACCGGCCTGGTCCTGACGATCCAGTCCCCGTCCGCCGGGCTCGGTGCGGCGCTCACGGGTGTCGCGCTGATCGTCGTCGGCGTGCCGGCGGTGGTGCTGCGCGTCCGCTCCCGGCCGGACGGCTTCCTGCCCCGGTCCGTGGTCACCAACCCGGTGGTCGTCCGGTCGGCCCTCGCCGCGGCCGCGGTTCCCGCGAGCTGGTTCGCCCTCCTGCTGGGCATCCCGATCGCCCTCGCCGCCCGCGGCTGGACCCCGTTGACGATCGGGCTGCTCATGGTCCCGGCCGCCGCGGTCGGGCTCTTCTCCCCGCGCCTCGCCGCCACGCTGCTCGACCGCCTCGGCCCGCGGCGCACCCTGCTCGTCGCCTGCCCGACGACCGCGGTCGGGCTGATCCTGGCCGCGGTCGGCGCCTGGTACGACGTGACCGCCCTGCTCCTCGTCGCCGTCGTGCTGAACACCGTCGCCTTCGGGATCGGCCAGCCCGCGATGACCGCCGCGGTGGGCGGGGCGGTGCCCGCCGAGCGACGGGGCGGAGCGCTCGGCGTCGCCACTCTCGCGTTCCTCACCGGGGCGGGGATCGGCGCCGCGGTCGTCGGCGGCCTCGCCGCGCCACTGGGCATCGGCACCGCGGTCGCCGTCCTCGTGCTGCTCCCGATCCTGGGCGTCACGCTGCTGCTCGGGAGGAACCGAACGGAGCACCCGGCCTGA
- a CDS encoding LLM class F420-dependent oxidoreductase — protein MKFGIATFITDEGIGPEALGRALEERDFTSLFIAEHSHIPVSRETPYPGGGDLPRMYYRTLDPFVALSVVGTVTSRLVLGTGIALLPQRDVIHTAKQVASLDLVSGGRVAFGVGVGWNREEMRNHGTEPSTRGAQMDEQLAALIEIWTKDEAEFHGRFVDFGPIYAWPKPVQKPHPPIYLGGESDAALRRLARFGDAWLPRAHTPPDEIRRVRAWLAEQGRQNVPFTVYAADPDPEMVDGYAEAGVDEVTLNLETLPEPEALRELDRLAEFAAARR, from the coding sequence ATGAAGTTCGGGATCGCCACGTTCATCACCGACGAGGGAATCGGCCCCGAGGCGCTGGGACGCGCGCTCGAGGAACGCGACTTCACCTCGTTGTTCATCGCCGAGCACTCCCACATCCCCGTGAGCAGGGAGACTCCGTACCCGGGCGGGGGTGATCTGCCGCGGATGTACTACCGCACGCTCGATCCGTTCGTCGCCCTGTCCGTCGTCGGCACCGTGACCTCGCGGCTCGTGCTGGGCACCGGCATCGCGCTGCTCCCGCAGCGGGACGTCATCCACACCGCGAAGCAGGTCGCGAGCCTCGACCTCGTCTCCGGCGGCCGGGTCGCCTTCGGGGTCGGGGTGGGGTGGAACCGCGAGGAGATGCGCAACCACGGCACCGAACCCAGCACCCGCGGCGCGCAGATGGACGAGCAGCTCGCGGCGCTGATCGAGATCTGGACGAAGGACGAGGCGGAGTTCCACGGGAGGTTCGTCGACTTCGGCCCGATCTACGCCTGGCCCAAACCCGTGCAGAAGCCCCATCCGCCCATCTACCTCGGTGGGGAGAGCGACGCGGCGCTGCGCCGGCTGGCGCGCTTCGGCGACGCGTGGCTACCCCGCGCGCACACCCCGCCGGACGAGATCCGCCGCGTCCGGGCGTGGCTGGCCGAGCAGGGCCGCCAGAACGTGCCGTTCACGGTGTACGCCGCGGATCCCGATCCGGAGATGGTGGACGGCTACGCCGAGGCCGGGGTCGACGAGGTCACGCTGAACCTCGAGACCCTCCCGGAGCCCGAGGCCCTCCGCGAGCTCGACCGGCTCGCCGAGTTCGCCGCCGCCCGCCGCTGA
- a CDS encoding BTAD domain-containing putative transcriptional regulator — MPGVRLQLLGRFQVRLDGEEVPPAAFGGRKVRMLLRVLAVRRPDLVPHEVLADALWPDRLPADPAANLGVLVNRARRAVGDAAVIVTGTGGYALGDCTVDVAEFLVAVADARTAVGHRSTLRAASTALELWGEPLPEDTYAEWSREPRERLHRARVDVGELAARAALALGDPRRSAGWAAEAVAAEPLRESGALVLAEALAAAGDTAGALARLTELQHRLAEELGVDPSPAVDALRIALLRGERIAVAGRPAPAPVMSRPFGGGDPDFVGRDDELARLRADVGAREVLTLAGVAGAGKSRLLAELTRAASLPVLAARAFLPERAEAWSLARSVLREALAVDAAVVDGLPPRVRRALAGLLPELDDGDGAHEVLDGESRRALLLAGGLRVLEAATGDGALLVVDDLQWADPSSLLLLGSALARLHRLAAVLAFRPEELPAGVPADLRGTRSGDDVLLGPLPARAVERWLGDADLAATVAAATDGTPFAVTELVRELVARDAVTALPGGGWAPRSADALALAAELGRAGQIRGVRRRADRQTGNRAEVLALLALLAREAPASTVARASGLLTRPVLEALSALAAAGLVRLGERGWSTAHDLVAETVTAGLDPGERGRLHGLLARALVAEQADPSEIARHHRDAGDAAEAAAAFAVAADSALAAHATREAVALADAGLALDPRPPIRADLLAVRADAGAAHGAPAAVDDLQSALASTDAGPLRSRRLARLAMLVFGAQDPHRASELAELALVAAAGDDVARAVALETAAILDMNLDRADRARVRAEAALALHRRHGDAAGVARILDGRAMATFLDGRITEAVEVFGRVANLFTDSGELLRVVTPRSTRGHGLVFLARPADGLGEATAALHLARDLVAPEGRAYALWHRSEALSALGRPVEAETDALEALAVAHDIDHRGWTATAHRARGVALAVRGELDDAAAAFSASARAAGDSLTLFASWAAAQAALVDVTRGALPRAEAAVARALAVGPPLGHYEARLAEAELLAARGDPAARDRAASALGRALRGGHVASAARLAELAEHDG; from the coding sequence ATGCCGGGCGTGCGTCTGCAGCTGCTCGGGCGGTTCCAGGTCCGTCTGGACGGCGAGGAGGTGCCGCCCGCGGCGTTCGGCGGCCGCAAGGTCCGAATGCTCCTGCGGGTCCTCGCCGTGCGACGCCCCGACCTGGTTCCGCACGAGGTGCTCGCCGACGCGTTGTGGCCCGACCGGCTCCCTGCCGACCCCGCCGCGAACCTCGGCGTGCTGGTCAACCGGGCCCGGCGTGCGGTGGGCGACGCCGCGGTGATCGTCACCGGCACCGGCGGCTACGCGTTGGGCGACTGCACCGTCGACGTCGCGGAGTTCCTCGTGGCGGTCGCCGACGCCCGTACGGCCGTCGGCCACCGGTCCACGCTGCGCGCCGCCTCCACCGCTCTGGAGCTGTGGGGCGAACCGCTCCCCGAGGACACCTACGCGGAGTGGTCCCGCGAGCCGCGGGAGCGGCTGCACCGGGCCCGGGTCGATGTGGGCGAGCTCGCCGCCCGGGCCGCGCTCGCCCTCGGCGATCCGAGGCGCTCGGCCGGCTGGGCGGCCGAGGCCGTCGCCGCGGAACCGTTGCGCGAGTCGGGAGCCCTCGTCCTGGCCGAGGCGCTGGCCGCGGCCGGTGACACGGCCGGCGCGCTGGCCCGGCTGACGGAGCTGCAGCACCGGCTGGCCGAGGAGCTCGGGGTGGACCCGTCCCCGGCCGTCGACGCGCTGCGGATCGCGCTGCTGCGCGGCGAGCGGATCGCCGTCGCGGGGAGACCGGCACCGGCTCCCGTGATGTCGCGCCCCTTCGGTGGCGGCGACCCTGACTTCGTCGGACGCGACGACGAGCTGGCCCGGTTGCGCGCGGACGTGGGGGCGCGCGAGGTCCTGACGCTGGCCGGGGTGGCGGGGGCCGGAAAGTCACGACTGCTGGCCGAGCTGACGCGGGCGGCCTCGCTCCCCGTACTCGCGGCGCGCGCGTTCCTGCCCGAGCGCGCGGAGGCCTGGAGCCTGGCCAGATCGGTGCTGCGCGAGGCCCTGGCCGTCGACGCCGCCGTGGTCGACGGGCTCCCGCCCCGCGTCCGTAGGGCGCTCGCAGGGCTGCTCCCCGAGCTGGACGACGGCGACGGCGCGCACGAGGTCCTCGACGGCGAGAGCCGACGCGCCCTGCTGCTCGCAGGCGGCCTGCGCGTCCTCGAGGCGGCCACCGGGGACGGTGCCCTGCTCGTCGTCGACGACCTGCAGTGGGCCGATCCGAGCAGCCTGCTGCTGCTCGGATCGGCGCTGGCCCGGCTCCACCGCCTCGCCGCGGTCCTGGCGTTCCGCCCCGAGGAGCTCCCGGCCGGGGTACCGGCGGATCTGCGGGGCACCCGCAGCGGCGACGACGTCCTGCTCGGACCGCTGCCCGCCCGAGCCGTCGAGCGGTGGCTGGGTGACGCGGACCTGGCCGCCACCGTCGCCGCCGCCACGGACGGCACACCGTTCGCGGTCACCGAGCTCGTGCGCGAGCTGGTGGCGCGCGATGCCGTCACCGCGCTGCCGGGTGGCGGTTGGGCTCCGCGCTCGGCCGACGCGCTGGCGCTCGCCGCCGAGCTGGGCCGCGCCGGGCAGATCCGGGGCGTGCGGCGCCGCGCCGACCGGCAGACCGGGAACCGCGCCGAGGTGCTGGCCCTGCTCGCGCTCCTGGCCAGGGAAGCGCCCGCGTCGACGGTCGCGCGGGCGTCCGGCCTGCTGACGCGCCCGGTCCTCGAGGCGCTGTCGGCGCTGGCGGCCGCCGGGCTGGTGCGTCTCGGCGAACGCGGCTGGAGCACCGCGCACGACCTCGTCGCCGAGACCGTCACGGCCGGCCTGGACCCCGGCGAGCGCGGCCGCCTGCACGGGCTGCTGGCCCGCGCCCTCGTCGCCGAGCAGGCCGACCCGTCGGAGATCGCCCGCCACCACCGCGACGCGGGCGACGCCGCCGAGGCGGCAGCGGCGTTCGCCGTCGCCGCGGACTCGGCTCTGGCGGCACACGCCACCCGGGAGGCCGTGGCGCTCGCCGACGCCGGTCTCGCGCTCGATCCCCGGCCGCCGATACGAGCGGATCTGCTCGCGGTCCGCGCCGACGCCGGTGCCGCTCACGGCGCCCCCGCGGCCGTGGACGACCTGCAGTCCGCACTCGCATCGACGGACGCCGGTCCGCTCCGGTCGCGCCGGCTGGCCCGACTGGCGATGCTCGTGTTCGGCGCGCAGGACCCGCACCGGGCGTCCGAGCTGGCCGAGCTGGCGCTCGTCGCGGCCGCCGGGGACGATGTCGCCCGCGCCGTGGCCCTGGAGACCGCCGCCATCCTCGACATGAACCTGGACCGCGCCGACCGGGCCCGCGTGCGTGCCGAGGCCGCGCTGGCCCTGCACCGCCGCCACGGTGACGCGGCCGGCGTCGCCCGGATCCTCGACGGCCGCGCCATGGCGACGTTCCTCGACGGCAGGATCACCGAGGCCGTCGAGGTGTTCGGCCGGGTGGCGAACCTGTTCACCGACTCCGGTGAGCTGTTGCGGGTGGTGACTCCCCGCTCGACGCGGGGCCACGGACTGGTGTTCCTCGCGCGGCCGGCCGACGGGCTCGGCGAGGCGACGGCCGCGCTCCACCTCGCCCGAGACCTCGTCGCCCCCGAGGGTCGGGCCTATGCCCTCTGGCACCGGTCCGAGGCGCTGTCCGCGCTCGGTCGGCCGGTCGAGGCCGAGACCGACGCGCTCGAGGCGCTGGCCGTCGCCCACGACATCGACCACCGCGGATGGACGGCGACCGCCCATCGAGCCCGGGGAGTCGCCCTCGCCGTCCGCGGCGAGCTGGACGACGCCGCGGCCGCGTTCTCCGCGTCCGCCCGGGCGGCGGGCGACTCGCTGACCTTGTTCGCCTCCTGGGCCGCGGCACAGGCCGCGCTCGTCGACGTCACGCGCGGAGCGCTACCGCGCGCCGAGGCCGCCGTCGCCCGGGCGCTTGCCGTCGGGCCCCCGCTCGGCCACTACGAGGCCCGCCTCGCGGAAGCCGAACTGCTCGCCGCCCGCGGCGACCCCGCGGCCCGCGACCGAGCCGCATCCGCACTCGGACGCGCGCTCCGCGGTGGACACGTCGCCTCCGCCGCACGCCTGGCGGAACTGGCGGAACACGACGGATAG
- a CDS encoding cupin domain-containing protein encodes MDNPYEQQDFADPTETREFPNGRLDLLRIGGADIGRLTLAPGWRWSVDVKPAAGTELCEAPHFQYHVSGTLRIRTADGDEFDATPGQVTALPSGHDAWVVGDDPVVVVDWWGASDYAKG; translated from the coding sequence ATGGACAATCCCTACGAGCAGCAGGACTTCGCCGATCCCACGGAGACGCGCGAGTTCCCGAACGGCCGGCTCGACCTGCTGCGCATCGGCGGCGCGGACATAGGCCGGCTCACCCTGGCGCCGGGCTGGCGGTGGTCCGTCGACGTGAAGCCCGCCGCGGGTACCGAGCTGTGCGAGGCACCGCATTTCCAGTACCACGTCTCCGGGACGTTGCGGATCCGCACTGCCGACGGCGACGAGTTCGACGCCACCCCGGGCCAGGTCACCGCACTGCCGTCCGGCCACGACGCGTGGGTCGTGGGCGACGACCCGGTCGTGGTCGTGGACTGGTGGGGCGCCTCCGACTACGCGAAGGGCTGA
- a CDS encoding TIGR03086 family metal-binding protein, producing MLTTVDVRDLYARCSGGFVERVNAVGERWADPSPLPGWDVRALVNHVVNEERWTPLLFGGATIDDVGDRLDGDLLGDDPVATVDEAAARALGAVRAEGALEGTVQLSFGARPGREYAVQVAADHLVHTWDLARALGTEATLDEDAVTAVLAWFDGVETLYREAGVIGPRVDVAPGAGPQAQLLGRFGSQP from the coding sequence GTGCTCACCACCGTGGACGTCCGGGACCTCTACGCCCGGTGCAGCGGCGGGTTCGTCGAGCGTGTGAACGCCGTCGGCGAGCGCTGGGCCGATCCCTCCCCGCTTCCGGGCTGGGACGTCCGCGCCCTGGTCAACCACGTCGTCAACGAGGAGCGCTGGACGCCGCTGTTGTTCGGCGGCGCGACGATCGACGACGTCGGTGACCGCCTGGACGGCGACCTCCTCGGCGACGACCCGGTCGCCACGGTCGACGAGGCCGCCGCGAGAGCGCTCGGTGCCGTCCGGGCCGAGGGCGCGCTGGAGGGGACCGTGCAGCTGTCGTTCGGAGCCCGTCCCGGCCGCGAGTACGCCGTGCAGGTGGCCGCCGACCATCTCGTGCACACCTGGGACCTCGCCCGCGCCCTCGGCACCGAGGCGACGCTCGACGAGGACGCCGTGACCGCCGTCCTGGCCTGGTTCGACGGCGTCGAGACGCTGTACCGCGAGGCGGGTGTGATCGGCCCGCGCGTCGACGTGGCACCCGGCGCCGGGCCGCAGGCGCAGCTGCTGGGCCGGTTCGGGAGTCAGCCGTGA
- a CDS encoding nuclear transport factor 2 family protein, whose translation MSETPSGPSAQHALDAVARFQKAFDAQDVDAIMAAMTPDCVFEDTSPPNGTRLVGADAVRAAWTTLFTGSPDGVFSTEEVIAAGDRVVARWRYAWGDGHVRGVDVFTVRDGLVAEKLAYVKG comes from the coding sequence GTGAGCGAGACCCCGAGCGGACCGTCGGCGCAGCACGCGCTCGACGCCGTGGCCCGCTTCCAGAAGGCCTTCGACGCCCAGGACGTCGACGCGATCATGGCCGCGATGACACCCGACTGCGTCTTCGAGGACACCTCTCCGCCGAACGGCACCCGCCTCGTCGGCGCGGACGCCGTACGGGCGGCGTGGACGACGCTGTTCACCGGGTCGCCGGACGGGGTGTTCAGCACCGAGGAGGTGATCGCGGCGGGGGACCGGGTGGTGGCGCGCTGGCGCTACGCGTGGGGTGACGGGCACGTGCGCGGGGTCGACGTCTTCACCGTCCGCGACGGACTGGTCGCCGAGAAGCTCGCCTACGTCAAGGGCTGA
- a CDS encoding FadR/GntR family transcriptional regulator codes for MMAVEQSLRSLLAEGAQAGAFGPGSKLPTERALVEQLAAPRSAIRRALEALERDGLVTRHVGRGTFLTEAVLQPVEGAPANTSPAEIMQVRLLLEPQVATLAARVATQADLDRITECLDAGGGSEDFEGFEAWDARLHRAIAQAAHNGLLMNMFDVLNTARALPVWGTLKRRTSTPELRRCYHGEHSAIVDALRDRDPAGAGEAMRTHLENVSDNLLGRH; via the coding sequence ATGATGGCGGTGGAACAGTCGCTGCGCAGCCTCCTCGCGGAAGGCGCCCAGGCCGGGGCCTTCGGACCGGGCTCGAAGCTGCCCACCGAACGAGCCCTGGTCGAGCAGCTCGCCGCGCCGCGAAGCGCGATCCGCCGCGCACTGGAGGCGCTCGAGCGCGACGGGCTGGTCACCCGCCACGTCGGCCGGGGCACGTTCCTCACCGAGGCGGTGCTCCAGCCCGTCGAGGGCGCGCCCGCGAACACGAGCCCGGCGGAGATCATGCAGGTCCGCCTGCTCCTCGAGCCGCAGGTCGCCACCCTCGCCGCCCGGGTCGCGACGCAGGCGGATCTCGACCGCATCACCGAGTGCCTCGACGCCGGTGGCGGCAGCGAGGACTTCGAGGGCTTCGAGGCCTGGGACGCGCGGCTGCACCGCGCCATCGCCCAGGCCGCGCACAACGGGCTGCTCATGAACATGTTCGACGTGCTCAACACCGCCCGGGCGCTCCCGGTGTGGGGCACGCTGAAGCGCCGGACGTCCACCCCGGAGCTGCGCCGCTGCTACCACGGCGAGCACAGCGCGATCGTCGACGCGCTGCGCGACCGCGATCCCGCCGGGGCCGGCGAGGCGATGCGGACCCACCTGGAGAACGTCTCGGACAACCTCCTCGGGCGGCACTGA